The Flavobacterium johnsoniae UW101 genomic interval GTTTTTTGTGAGCAAACTTGGCGCAGCAGCTGTTTCTATTGTGGGTTCTACAGAATCTGTTATCAGCTTTTCGTATTCCGTTTCAATTGGTCTAAGCATTGCCGCTTCGACTTTAATTGCAAGGCGCGTTGGCGAGCAGAATTTTAAGGATGCAAACATTACAGCTGGGCAGGTAATAAACATAAGCATTATCTGCGGTATTTTAATAAGTATCATATGCTTTATATGGAGTAATGAAATACTTGGGCTTGTAGGACTTTCTCCAGCAGTTATAGAACAAGGCAGTTTGTATGCAAAAGTAATGTTTGCGAGCTGCGGTTTTATTATAATCCGTATTGCATTAAATGGTATTCTTCGCGGTGCCGGTTCTGCCTCTATGGCAATGCGAACACTATGGCTTTCGAATGCATTAAATATTCTTTTATGTCCTCTTCTTATTTTTGGATGGGGACCAGTACCTGCATTTGGACTATTAGGAGTTGGTATAGCTACTGCGGTGGCACGTTTTATAGGAGTTTGTTATCAGGCATTTCATTTGATTAAAGGAACAACCATTATTCAAATTGGAAAAGAGCAGCTGGCACTTCATCATGAAACCTTTAAAAAAGTAATGAGACTTACTTTTGGAGGTATGCTGCAGTATCTGATTCCTGCATCGAGCTGGCTGTTTATGATCAAAATCGTTTCTCATTTTGGAGGAAATGCTCTTGCAGGTTATATAATAGCACAACGCGTTGCATCAATAGTTACTACGCCGGCTTGGGGAATAGGAAATGCAGCGGGAATTTTAACCGGACAAAATTTAGGAGCTCAAAAACCTGAAAGAGCCGAAAAATCGGTCTGGAGAGCAGGTATGATCAATATGTGCTTTTTGATTACAGTGGCAATTGGGTGGATTTTTATGGCAGATCCTGTTGTCAGAATCTTTTCTGACGTGCCCGAAGTAATTGATAACAGCACAACCTACATTCACATTATTTCCATCGCCTATGTATTATTAGGATATACAATGGTTATTTCAAGAGCACTTAATGCTGCCGGAAAAGTTATGATTGTCACCCTGCTTTACATTCTCATGTTTTACGTGATACAAATACCACTTTCTTATGTCTTTGCAGTAGCATTAGGATTTGGTCCAAAAGGCATTTTTGCCGCAATATTACTTTCAGAACTTGTATTGGCTTTTGGCTGTATTACAATATTCAGAACAGGAAAATGGAAACTGACTAAAGTTTAAATTAAATAACAGAAACAAATTAAAACAAGATTATTATGAGTACAACACAAGAATTACATCAAGTATTTGCAACAGCATTCGAAATCCCTGTAGAATCAATTACACCTGATTTAGAATATCAGGGTATTGTCGAATGGGATTCTATGAGCCATTTACTTTTAGTTGAAGAACTGGAGCGTTTTTATAATGTTTCAATTTCTATGGAAGATATTCTCGAAATGGGAAACATCGATAAAATAAAAGCAATATTGAAGAAAAACGGAGTAGAAATCCAATAATTCAAAAAGAAAAAAGTATGGGACTTTATGATTTAATTAAAAAAAATAAAAAATTAAATTTTATAGATGCAAACACTAAGGTTGTCAAAACATTTAACGATATACACGAATCTTTAGATATTGAAGATCTTCGTGCAGTTGTTTTCATTTACAATGATAATCAACTGCCGGCAATCGAAGCATTTTTGAATTTTTATCAAAAAAAATATACAGTAGCCCTGCTTAATGCGGGGCTGCATCCTGAATTTAAACAAAACCTGGAAAACGAATACAAACCAGCATATATCTTCGATCCGTCTAGAACGATTGTTGAAGATTATGATTTAAAACAGGTATCAAAAGACATATCTGTTTTTAAAAGAAAAGAAATTCGTCTCTACCCTATTCATGGCGATGTTAAGCTTTTAATGAGTACATCAGGAACCACAGGGTCGCCAAAATTTGTGAAAATTTCAGATGATAATCTGGTACAGAATGCTTTATCTATTATGGAGTACATGCCAATAACGGAACACGATGTTGTTCCGTTAAATGTACCTATTAATTTTGTGTATGGCTTTTCGATTTTTACAACAAACTGTATAAAAGCAAATACAATTGTATGTACAGAAAGAGATGTGCTTCAAAAAGAATTCTGGTCAGATCTTGCAGAATATGGCTACTCGACCTTAAGCGGCGTTCCTTATTTTTATGAGCTGCTGCATCGTTTTGGCTTCTTTAAAAAAGATACACCTTCTGTACGTTATTTCACCCATACGGGAGGAATGCTGAACCAAGAACTGGCAAACGTGATTTCAAATTATACCAATATTTACGATAAACAGTTTTTTGCGCAATACGGACAAACTGAAGCCAGCGGCAGAATGGCTTATTTACCGCCAAAAGATTTTGAGACGAAAGGAACATCAATAGGTTTTCCCGTCAAAAATGGAAGATTTGAAATTGATGAAAACACAGGAGAACTTATTTATTACGGTCCTAATGTTTCCGGAGGTTATGCCAATAACATTTTCGATCTTCAGCATTATGACCAGACAGATAAACTTTATACCGGCGATCTGGCAGAAAAAGATGAATTGGGCTACTATCATATTAAAGGACGCATTAAACGTATTATGAAACTATTTGGAGTTCGTTTAAATCTTGATGAGGTTGAGGTTTTGCTTAAAAATCAACTGGGAGGCCAGACTTTTATCTGTATAAGTGTTCAGGATAAATATCTTGGTGTTATACATCAGGATGCTTCTTTACTTCGCGAAACCATAACACAGGTAATTAAGGAAAAACTGGGATTGCATGCCAGCTCAATAAAAAACTATTATTTCGATCAAGTGCCGCTTACTGTTAACGGCAAAGTCGATTATCCGGCTATAAACAAATACATCAACGAAAACGAAAATGTAGCTACAGCTGCAAAAACAGTTGTCGGGTAATTTAAATATGTAACTAACAATTAGGCTAAAACCTAAAATAAAAAAACAAAACCATGGAACAGCAAAGCAAAAGAATTCCGGCACTGGATTTAATAAAAGGAATGAGTGTTATAGGAATGATAATTATACATACACTGCTGACATTTGCAGATGTTAAATCACAATCGGAAACCGTTATTGGCAGTTTTATTGTTTTTCTGGGCAGAGGAACTTCTATTTTTCTAATCTGTATGGGAATAACATTTATGACTTCTCGTCATCAAAGTCTTTCTAGTTCTCTAAAACGTGGCGGACTGCTTTTAGCGGCGGCTCTTTTTATGAATTTCTTAAAATTCATTTTTCCGGTAATTTTTGGTTTTGCACCAGATAATTTTATACAACGATACGGATGGCACGGACCAATTGAACAGCAGTATTTGTATTTAATGTTATTGGGCGACATACTGCAATTAGCAGGAATGTCTTTGCTGTTCATTGGTTTTATTCGAAAATATGTTACCAATAAATACGGAATCTTAGCCATAGGTCTATCAATCGCATTAGTTTCCAGAGAAGTCAGCGGCATCAATTTAAATTATCCCGTAATTAATTATGTATTAGATCTTCTTTTCAGTAATGATTTTCCGGCATACGTTTATTTTCCTGTTTTTCCATGGATGTCTTTTATTATCATAGGAATGTTTTTTGGCAAATGGTATCAGGAACTTGATTATAACAGACCGCAATTGTTTAAGAGTATGCTGTATATCGGTATTTTGTTTACTTTATCAGGCGCTCCTCTAGTTTTTATTTATGGAGATTACAATTACAATGGTTTTTACCATATGGGTCCGGGCGGTGTACTTTATTTCGCAGGATGGACATTAATCTTTTTATGGATTATTTATAAAATATCAGTAAATATTAGAGAAAATAAGTTTGTTAGACTTTTAAAATACTGCAGCAAGAACCTCACTTCTATGTATATGACACAATGGATATTAATTTCCTGGGGCAAAGGCATCTTTGGTTTTAGAGAAAATGGAATAACAACGGTACTGGCACTTATAGTAATGTATATCGCCTTAACTTTTTCTGTTCAGATACTTTTGGATTTATTGAAAAAAAAGAGCCAGAAATCAAAGCCTGTAGAAGCTTTAAACTAAAAATCAAGATATTTTTCTGTGATTAGGATATTATTAATAGATAATTTCATACTTTTGAATTTTTATTTATTCTAAATAAGGATAGTTAATAATTCTAAGTATATTTCATGAATCTCAAAATAGTATTGCTCTTTTTATTTTCGTCGACATTTTTAATCGCACAAAACAGAATCTCTGGAAAAGTAAATGATGAACACGGAAACCCGTTAAGCGGTGTTAACATTCAGCTTTTAGGAACACAAATAAATGCTGCAACAAATGCAGACGGGTTTTATCAGATTGAAAATCTGGCAAAAGGCAGTTATACTATTGAAATAAGTTTAGATGGATATGTTTCGAAGAAGCAGACTATTGTTTTAGAAAATTCTGTAAATACTACAGTTGCTCTAACTTTAGAAAAAGCACATACATCAAAAGAAGCAGAGAAATTAAATGACGTAGTGGTAAAAGGTGTCTCTGAAAAAAGAAAAAAAGAGGAAACAGCAGAAGCCGTTTCTGTAATAGAAATGAAGGAAGCTAAATTTAAAACGGCAGATTTAGGCGAAGTGCTTGCCCAGACACAGGGTATTAATGTTAGGCGTACCGGAGGTTTAGGCTCAAGAACCAATTTTTCGATGAATGGACTCACAGGAAATCAAATCCGATTTTTCCTGGAGGGAATTCCTTTGGAATATCACGGTTATACTTTCGGGATTTCAACAGTTCCGGTTAATTTAGTAGATCGTGTTGAGGTTTACAAAGGTGTCGTTCCTATCGAATTTGGAGCAGACGCGCTTGGCGGTGCTGTTAATTTAATTACGCCAAAGATAAAATCTGGTTTCAGCGGTTCATTTTCAGCTCAGGCAGGATCTTTTGGAACTTACAGAACTTCATTGATACTTAGTGACTACAATAAAAAGACTGGATTTTTTATAAAAGGAAACGGATTTTACGATGCTTCCAAAAACAATTATAAAGTAGATGTTGATGTTCCGGATGATGCCGGCAAGATCAAAAAAGTAACGGTTCCTAGATTTCATGATGCCTACAAAGGCTACGGATTGCAGCTGGTAACTGGTGTAAAAGACAGAATCTGGGCAAAAGAATTAAGTATAGAAGGATTTTACACGGATTACACAAAAGAAATTCAGCACAATCAATTAATGGTTGGCGTTCCTTACGGAGAAGTTATGACGTATCGAAAATCGGCTGGAACTGTTCTTACCTATCGCAATGACTTTAGTGAAAATTTTAATTTAGACTTTATTTCGGGATACAATTACAGAGAACGCCAGTTTAAAGATGTATCTGATTATGTTTACAATTGGTACGGTGAACGTATCGAAGGTTCTGCAGGAAATATCAAAGGAGAAATTTCAGAATCTACAGGTCCAAGTGATACTTACACCTGGAATAATGATGTTTTTTCACGCCTGAAAGCTTCATGGAAAATCAATGAGCAGTATGCTGTGAGTTTTACATCAGCACCTACCTACTCCAAACAAACCGGAGATGACAGACTTATTGACGGCTATGATCCAGCCGCTGCGGTAAGAGATTTGTTTACATGGGTTAATGGTGCAGACTTTAAAATAAATGCCTTTAATGAAAAATTAGAGAATCTTTTCTTTGTTAAAAATTATTGGCAGAAAATCAATTCTGAAGAAAAAATACCTTCTAATAATTCAGTAATAAAAGAAGACCGAAGCGTAAACTATTTTGGTTTTGGAGATGGATTCCGTTTTAAATTCAATGAACAATTTGCAGCGAGATTAACGTACGAATATGCTACCCGCCTGCCGCAGACAGATGAATTGTTTGGAGACGGTCAATTTATACAGGGTAATCTAAACTTAAAACCGGAACGCAGTCACAACATCAATTTTGAACTTTTCTTCAAGTCAAAAGAAAATTATGAAAAGAGTACCTGGCAGGTTCAGACCAATCTTTTTTTAAGAAAAATAGACAATCAAATCTTATTTGTTCCAAGTCTCGATCGTAATAATATCT includes:
- a CDS encoding MATE family efflux transporter, which gives rise to MKVVVLRLQSYTDLFFTAVLGREKKFTSGSINRAIVLLAVPMVLELVMESVFVCASLFFVSKLGAAAVSIVGSTESVISFSYSVSIGLSIAASTLIARRVGEQNFKDANITAGQVINISIICGILISIICFIWSNEILGLVGLSPAVIEQGSLYAKVMFASCGFIIIRIALNGILRGAGSASMAMRTLWLSNALNILLCPLLIFGWGPVPAFGLLGVGIATAVARFIGVCYQAFHLIKGTTIIQIGKEQLALHHETFKKVMRLTFGGMLQYLIPASSWLFMIKIVSHFGGNALAGYIIAQRVASIVTTPAWGIGNAAGILTGQNLGAQKPERAEKSVWRAGMINMCFLITVAIGWIFMADPVVRIFSDVPEVIDNSTTYIHIISIAYVLLGYTMVISRALNAAGKVMIVTLLYILMFYVIQIPLSYVFAVALGFGPKGIFAAILLSELVLAFGCITIFRTGKWKLTKV
- a CDS encoding acyl carrier protein translates to MSTTQELHQVFATAFEIPVESITPDLEYQGIVEWDSMSHLLLVEELERFYNVSISMEDILEMGNIDKIKAILKKNGVEIQ
- a CDS encoding AMP-binding protein, with the translated sequence MGLYDLIKKNKKLNFIDANTKVVKTFNDIHESLDIEDLRAVVFIYNDNQLPAIEAFLNFYQKKYTVALLNAGLHPEFKQNLENEYKPAYIFDPSRTIVEDYDLKQVSKDISVFKRKEIRLYPIHGDVKLLMSTSGTTGSPKFVKISDDNLVQNALSIMEYMPITEHDVVPLNVPINFVYGFSIFTTNCIKANTIVCTERDVLQKEFWSDLAEYGYSTLSGVPYFYELLHRFGFFKKDTPSVRYFTHTGGMLNQELANVISNYTNIYDKQFFAQYGQTEASGRMAYLPPKDFETKGTSIGFPVKNGRFEIDENTGELIYYGPNVSGGYANNIFDLQHYDQTDKLYTGDLAEKDELGYYHIKGRIKRIMKLFGVRLNLDEVEVLLKNQLGGQTFICISVQDKYLGVIHQDASLLRETITQVIKEKLGLHASSIKNYYFDQVPLTVNGKVDYPAINKYINENENVATAAKTVVG
- a CDS encoding heparan-alpha-glucosaminide N-acetyltransferase domain-containing protein, giving the protein MEQQSKRIPALDLIKGMSVIGMIIIHTLLTFADVKSQSETVIGSFIVFLGRGTSIFLICMGITFMTSRHQSLSSSLKRGGLLLAAALFMNFLKFIFPVIFGFAPDNFIQRYGWHGPIEQQYLYLMLLGDILQLAGMSLLFIGFIRKYVTNKYGILAIGLSIALVSREVSGINLNYPVINYVLDLLFSNDFPAYVYFPVFPWMSFIIIGMFFGKWYQELDYNRPQLFKSMLYIGILFTLSGAPLVFIYGDYNYNGFYHMGPGGVLYFAGWTLIFLWIIYKISVNIRENKFVRLLKYCSKNLTSMYMTQWILISWGKGIFGFRENGITTVLALIVMYIALTFSVQILLDLLKKKSQKSKPVEALN
- a CDS encoding TonB-dependent receptor, yielding MNLKIVLLFLFSSTFLIAQNRISGKVNDEHGNPLSGVNIQLLGTQINAATNADGFYQIENLAKGSYTIEISLDGYVSKKQTIVLENSVNTTVALTLEKAHTSKEAEKLNDVVVKGVSEKRKKEETAEAVSVIEMKEAKFKTADLGEVLAQTQGINVRRTGGLGSRTNFSMNGLTGNQIRFFLEGIPLEYHGYTFGISTVPVNLVDRVEVYKGVVPIEFGADALGGAVNLITPKIKSGFSGSFSAQAGSFGTYRTSLILSDYNKKTGFFIKGNGFYDASKNNYKVDVDVPDDAGKIKKVTVPRFHDAYKGYGLQLVTGVKDRIWAKELSIEGFYTDYTKEIQHNQLMVGVPYGEVMTYRKSAGTVLTYRNDFSENFNLDFISGYNYRERQFKDVSDYVYNWYGERIEGSAGNIKGEISESTGPSDTYTWNNDVFSRLKASWKINEQYAVSFTSAPTYSKQTGDDRLIDGYDPAAAVRDLFTWVNGADFKINAFNEKLENLFFVKNYWQKINSEEKIPSNNSVIKEDRSVNYFGFGDGFRFKFNEQFAARLTYEYATRLPQTDELFGDGQFIQGNLNLKPERSHNINFELFFKSKENYEKSTWQVQTNLFLRKIDNQILFVPSLDRNNIYQNVFAATSKGIEVAGSWTSKNDRLSFHANSTYQHFYNDSNEGIFAAYKGDRVPNQPYFFANGGAAYSFHNLIGKSDKLSFFLDARYVYEFFRSWESASVNPFVIPSQKTFDFGSTYHNSFNGVKYALTAEIQNLSNEKNYDFFGVQKPGRSFNIKLVTQF